A genomic segment from Pistricoccus aurantiacus encodes:
- a CDS encoding HAD family hydrolase, translating to MEILIFDCDGVLVDSEIIAEKVLQECLADWLPDLHAEDELRQALGMTTGAILDKLARRSTHALPTNALARIERAIDARLATDLEAIQGVAEAIRKLEIPLAIVSNSGRRRVAVSLKATGLDAELSQVPLFTAEQVERPKPEPDVYRLAARSMGCAPTECLVVEDSVSGVTAAQAAGMTVIGFTGASHIEPGYDRRLQQAGAWGIMADMQDLESLVQRWHEGRRPVAQN from the coding sequence ATGGAAATTCTGATCTTCGATTGCGATGGCGTGCTGGTCGATAGTGAAATCATTGCCGAGAAAGTGCTGCAAGAATGTCTGGCCGACTGGCTACCCGACCTGCATGCCGAGGATGAACTGCGCCAGGCTCTCGGCATGACGACCGGCGCGATCCTCGACAAGCTGGCGCGGCGCAGCACCCATGCCCTGCCTACCAACGCCCTGGCGCGCATCGAACGCGCTATCGACGCTCGATTGGCCACCGATCTGGAGGCCATCCAAGGCGTCGCGGAGGCCATTCGAAAACTCGAGATACCCCTGGCTATCGTCTCCAACAGTGGCCGTCGGCGCGTGGCGGTTTCCTTGAAGGCGACCGGGCTCGATGCCGAGCTCAGCCAGGTACCGCTATTTACCGCCGAACAGGTCGAACGTCCCAAGCCCGAGCCGGACGTCTATCGGCTGGCGGCCCGCAGCATGGGCTGTGCTCCGACGGAGTGTCTGGTGGTCGAGGACAGCGTTTCCGGCGTCACCGCGGCCCAGGCGGCCGGCATGACGGTGATCGGCTTTACCGGTGCCAGCCATATTGAACCGGGGTACGACCGGCGTCTCCAGCAGGCCGGCGCCTGGGGGATCATGGCAGACATGCAGGACCTGGAGTCGCTGGTACAGCGCTGGCATGAAGGGCGCAGGCCCGTCGCGCAGAATTGA
- the edd gene encoding phosphogluconate dehydratase encodes MVTSTTPLQDTVRRVTERINERSHERRALYEQRMEAQHRRGVHRGELSCGNMAHGFAACGEVDKERLKLTNSANLGIVSSYNDMLSAHQPLGPFPEIIKDAARGMGSTAQFAGGVPAMCDGVTQGQPGMELSLFSREVIALSTAVALSHNMFDAALYLGVCDKIVPGLFIGAARFGHLPALFVPAGPMPSGLPNKEKARIRQLYAEGKVGRDELLEAESQSYHSPGTCTFYGTANSNQMMMEIMGLHLPGASFVNPNTPLRDALTRFAAEQAVRNTEPGGTYRPFYRQIDAKAIVNAMVGLLASGGSTNHTLHLVAMAAACGLTITWDDFSELSGVVPSLTRIYPNGQADVNHFHAAGGMSLLIRELLGTGLIHGDIPTVFGTDLSAYTQEPFLEDDKLVWREGPLKSHDDDVLRPVASPFAPTGGLSVLDGNLGRGVIKISAVEPKHRRVEAPVRIFNDQDQLKAAFEAGELDRDVVVLVRFQGPKANGMPELHKLTPYLGVLQDRGFKVALVTDGRMSGASGKVPAAIHMTPEALSGGPLARLRDGDVIRLDAEAGKLDVLMDAGEWQARESCRVDMESHHYGLGRELFAGFRHLAAGAEQGAGVFGGFEADDLSLEETWIRELDA; translated from the coding sequence ATGGTCACGTCTACCACCCCGCTACAGGATACCGTCCGGCGCGTTACCGAACGCATCAACGAACGTTCTCATGAGCGTCGCGCTCTTTATGAACAGCGCATGGAGGCACAGCATCGGCGCGGCGTGCATCGCGGTGAGCTTTCCTGCGGCAACATGGCTCACGGCTTCGCCGCCTGCGGAGAAGTGGACAAGGAACGGCTCAAGCTGACCAACAGCGCCAATCTGGGCATCGTCTCGTCCTATAACGACATGCTATCCGCTCATCAGCCGCTGGGCCCCTTCCCGGAAATCATCAAGGACGCCGCTCGGGGCATGGGCTCCACTGCCCAGTTCGCCGGCGGCGTGCCGGCCATGTGCGACGGCGTGACCCAGGGCCAGCCGGGCATGGAGCTGTCGCTGTTTTCCCGGGAGGTCATCGCTCTGTCCACCGCGGTGGCGCTGTCCCACAACATGTTCGATGCGGCGCTCTATCTCGGGGTCTGCGACAAGATCGTGCCGGGGCTGTTCATCGGCGCGGCGCGCTTTGGCCACCTGCCGGCGCTCTTCGTGCCCGCCGGCCCCATGCCCAGCGGCCTGCCCAACAAGGAAAAGGCTCGAATACGCCAGCTCTACGCGGAAGGCAAGGTCGGTCGCGACGAACTGCTCGAGGCGGAATCCCAGTCCTATCATAGCCCCGGCACCTGCACCTTCTACGGCACCGCCAACTCCAACCAGATGATGATGGAGATCATGGGTCTGCACCTGCCCGGGGCCTCCTTCGTCAATCCCAACACGCCTCTGCGCGATGCCCTGACTCGCTTCGCCGCGGAGCAGGCGGTACGCAACACCGAGCCCGGCGGCACCTATCGGCCCTTCTATCGACAGATCGACGCGAAAGCCATCGTCAACGCCATGGTCGGGCTGCTCGCCTCCGGCGGCTCCACCAACCATACCCTGCACCTGGTGGCCATGGCCGCCGCCTGCGGATTGACCATCACCTGGGACGATTTCAGCGAACTATCCGGCGTGGTGCCGAGCCTGACCCGTATCTATCCCAACGGCCAGGCGGACGTGAACCATTTTCACGCCGCCGGGGGCATGAGTCTGCTGATTCGCGAGCTGCTGGGGACGGGCCTGATTCATGGCGATATCCCCACGGTGTTCGGCACCGATCTCTCTGCCTATACCCAGGAGCCTTTCCTCGAGGACGACAAGCTAGTATGGCGCGAAGGCCCCTTGAAAAGCCACGATGACGATGTGCTACGCCCGGTGGCGTCGCCCTTCGCCCCCACCGGCGGGCTCAGCGTGCTGGACGGCAACCTGGGCCGCGGGGTGATCAAGATCTCCGCGGTGGAACCCAAGCACCGCCGGGTCGAGGCGCCGGTGCGCATCTTCAATGATCAGGATCAGCTCAAGGCCGCGTTCGAAGCAGGAGAACTGGATCGCGATGTCGTCGTCCTGGTGCGTTTCCAGGGCCCCAAGGCCAACGGCATGCCGGAACTGCACAAGCTCACGCCTTACCTGGGCGTACTGCAGGATCGCGGCTTCAAGGTGGCGCTGGTCACCGACGGGCGCATGTCCGGCGCTTCCGGCAAGGTGCCGGCGGCTATCCACATGACCCCGGAAGCCTTGTCAGGCGGCCCCCTAGCGCGGCTGCGGGACGGCGACGTGATTCGCCTGGACGCGGAGGCCGGCAAGCTTGATGTGCTGATGGACGCCGGCGAATGGCAGGCCCGGGAGTCCTGCCGCGTCGACATGGAGAGCCATCACTACGGCCTGGGCCGCGAGCTGTTTGCCGGCTTTCGTCATCTGGCCGCAGGGGCGGAACAGGGCGCCGGTGTCTTCGGCGGTTTCGAGGCGGACGATCTGAGCCTGGAAGAAACCTGGATTCGCGAACTGGACGCTTGA
- the xylB gene encoding xylulokinase has translation MYIGVDCGTQSTKVVVVDVESEQILGEASRPHALIEGDNGRREQSPADWLAAFRGAFFDAVANAGIDARRVRAIGISGQQHGMVAIDARGEPVHPAKLWCDIETAAHNTALIQRLGGEAGCLDKLGLVLQTGYTASKIAWLRETHPQAYGRIDSLLLPHDYLNFWLTGERVAEAGDASGTGYFDTRSRRWRHDVFAEIAPELDPERVLPQLIESREPAGTVRTDLARELGLTDGVVVSSGGGDNMMGAIGTGNIAPGLVTLSLGTSGTVCAYSPAPVIADSAMVANFCASQGGWLPLVCTMNVTSATTRIRELFGLDLKTFGERVAATPIGAEGVDVLPFFNGERVPALPQASGSFLGLTGRNTTQANLCRAVIESATFGLRYGLELLGGLAEGASQIRLIGGGAKSPLWRQMVADITATPVICPQVTDAAALGAALQAAWCHRHSASLESLCERLVHLDEDSLAEPNPDSVEAYDVVYARYRQALAEHHGIPA, from the coding sequence ATGTACATCGGCGTGGACTGCGGCACCCAGAGCACCAAGGTCGTGGTGGTCGATGTCGAAAGCGAGCAAATCCTCGGAGAGGCCAGCCGCCCCCATGCGCTGATCGAGGGCGACAACGGTCGCCGGGAACAGTCTCCCGCGGATTGGCTTGCCGCCTTTCGCGGCGCCTTCTTTGATGCCGTGGCCAATGCCGGCATCGATGCCCGGCGGGTTCGCGCCATCGGTATCTCCGGGCAGCAGCACGGCATGGTGGCCATCGACGCCCGGGGCGAGCCGGTGCATCCGGCCAAGCTATGGTGCGATATCGAAACGGCAGCCCACAACACCGCCTTGATCCAGCGTCTCGGTGGCGAGGCGGGCTGTCTCGACAAGCTGGGTCTGGTACTGCAGACCGGCTATACCGCCTCGAAGATCGCCTGGCTGCGCGAAACCCATCCGCAGGCCTACGGGCGCATCGACAGCCTGCTGTTGCCCCACGACTATCTGAACTTCTGGCTGACCGGCGAGCGGGTCGCCGAGGCCGGCGACGCTTCCGGCACCGGCTACTTTGATACTAGAAGCCGTCGCTGGCGTCATGACGTCTTCGCCGAGATTGCGCCGGAGCTGGACCCGGAGCGGGTATTGCCGCAGCTGATCGAATCCCGCGAACCCGCCGGGACGGTACGTACCGATCTGGCCCGGGAGCTGGGACTGACGGACGGCGTGGTGGTTTCCAGCGGCGGCGGCGACAACATGATGGGCGCCATCGGTACCGGCAATATCGCCCCGGGCCTGGTGACCCTGAGCCTGGGCACCTCCGGCACGGTCTGCGCCTATTCCCCCGCGCCGGTGATTGCCGACAGCGCCATGGTGGCCAACTTCTGTGCCAGCCAAGGCGGCTGGCTGCCGCTGGTCTGCACCATGAACGTGACTTCCGCCACCACCCGGATACGCGAGCTGTTCGGGCTCGATCTGAAGACCTTCGGCGAACGGGTCGCCGCGACCCCCATTGGCGCCGAAGGGGTGGACGTGCTGCCGTTCTTCAACGGCGAGCGGGTGCCGGCGCTGCCTCAGGCCTCGGGCAGTTTCCTCGGGCTGACCGGTCGCAATACCACCCAGGCCAACCTGTGCCGGGCGGTGATCGAGAGCGCCACCTTCGGCCTGCGCTATGGGTTGGAGCTACTTGGAGGACTGGCCGAAGGCGCCAGTCAGATCCGTCTGATCGGCGGCGGAGCGAAAAGCCCGCTGTGGCGCCAGATGGTCGCCGATATCACCGCGACCCCGGTGATCTGTCCGCAGGTCACCGACGCCGCCGCGCTGGGAGCCGCCCTTCAGGCGGCCTGGTGCCATCGTCATTCGGCGTCTCTCGAGTCACTCTGCGAGCGTCTGGTGCATCTCGACGAAGACTCCCTGGCGGAGCCGAATCCTGACAGCGTCGAGGCCTACGACGTCGTCTACGCGCGTTACCGCCAAGCTCTGGCCGAGCATCACGGCATTCCGGCATGA
- a CDS encoding L-iditol 2-dehydrogenase, which translates to MKLSEKVAIVTGGARGIGLAIAQRYLSEGARVVIADIDETAIEDALSQLRGKKSGGDERVMGIRLDVCDRVSIEHMVEAVVQRFGGIDILVNNAAVFDMAPVLEVSEKSYDKQFNVNVKGTFFTLQAVAQAMVARGQGGKIINMASQAGRRGEPLVSMYCASKAAVISLTQSCGLDLIKHRINVNGIAPGVVDTPMWEEVDALFARYENRPLGEKKRLVGEAVPFGRMGRPEDHVGAAVFLASNDSDYVVAQTLNVDGGNWMS; encoded by the coding sequence ATGAAACTCAGCGAGAAGGTCGCGATAGTCACCGGCGGGGCGCGCGGTATCGGCCTGGCCATTGCCCAGCGCTACCTCAGCGAAGGCGCCCGAGTGGTGATCGCCGATATTGATGAAACCGCCATCGAGGATGCGCTCAGCCAGCTCCGAGGCAAGAAAAGTGGTGGCGATGAACGAGTGATGGGGATACGTCTCGATGTCTGTGATCGCGTTTCCATCGAGCACATGGTGGAAGCTGTCGTTCAACGATTCGGCGGCATCGATATCCTGGTCAACAATGCCGCCGTGTTCGATATGGCGCCGGTGCTGGAGGTGTCCGAAAAGAGCTATGACAAGCAGTTCAACGTCAACGTCAAGGGCACCTTCTTCACCCTGCAGGCCGTCGCACAAGCGATGGTCGCGCGCGGCCAGGGGGGCAAGATCATCAACATGGCGTCCCAGGCGGGACGGCGCGGCGAGCCGTTGGTGAGCATGTACTGCGCCAGCAAGGCCGCGGTGATCAGCCTCACTCAGTCTTGCGGCCTGGATCTGATCAAGCACCGCATCAACGTCAACGGCATCGCCCCGGGGGTGGTCGATACGCCGATGTGGGAGGAGGTCGATGCGCTGTTCGCCCGCTACGAGAATCGACCGCTGGGCGAGAAGAAGCGTCTGGTGGGCGAGGCGGTGCCGTTTGGTCGCATGGGGCGCCCCGAGGATCACGTTGGAGCAGCGGTTTTCTTGGCTTCCAATGACAGCGATTACGTCGTCGCCCAGACCCTGAACGTCGATGGCGGCAACTGGATGAGTTGA
- a CDS encoding mannitol dehydrogenase family protein, translating into MTSLNDANLSRLDASVSVPAYDRRQVTPGIVHIGVGGFHRAHQALYLDELMNHGQALDWGIVGVGVMPGDRRMQEILAAQDHLYTLVVKHPDGHYDARIIGCLIDYLFAPDDTEAVIEAMADPAIRIVSLTVTEGGYNFHPVSGEFDLGNPDVQHDLAHLHAPKTSFGLVVEALARRRERGIVPFTVMSCDNIQGNGHVARKMFTAFARRRDSELGAWVETEVPFPNSMVDRITPMTTPADIKEVAQRFDLEDAWPVVCEPFTQWVLEDRFVDGRPAFEAVGVQVVEDVEPYELMKLRLLNASHQALCYFGYLAGYRYAHEVCRDPLFVDFLLGYMTHEATPTLAPVPEVDLDAYRHTLIERFANSQIKDTLARLCAESSDRIPKWLVPVIREQLAQDGEIARSAAVVASWARYAEGVDEQGGPIEVVDRLKHQLMAIAAQNRRQPTAFIDNRELFGDLGDNPRFRDAYLDALERLHRDGARATLEALFERRSS; encoded by the coding sequence ATGACGTCTCTCAACGATGCCAATCTGTCTAGGCTGGACGCCAGCGTGAGCGTCCCGGCCTACGATCGCCGTCAAGTCACTCCGGGCATCGTTCATATCGGGGTCGGGGGCTTTCACCGCGCCCATCAGGCCCTGTATCTGGATGAACTGATGAACCACGGCCAAGCGCTGGACTGGGGCATCGTTGGTGTCGGGGTAATGCCCGGCGATCGGCGCATGCAGGAAATACTCGCCGCTCAGGATCATCTCTATACCCTGGTGGTGAAGCATCCCGACGGTCATTACGACGCCCGGATCATTGGCTGCCTGATCGATTATCTTTTTGCTCCGGACGACACGGAAGCGGTCATCGAGGCCATGGCCGATCCGGCCATCCGCATCGTCTCGTTGACGGTCACCGAGGGCGGCTACAACTTCCATCCGGTGAGCGGCGAGTTCGACCTCGGCAATCCCGACGTGCAGCACGACCTGGCCCATCTCCACGCGCCGAAGACGAGCTTCGGTCTGGTCGTCGAGGCTCTGGCACGACGCCGCGAGCGGGGCATCGTGCCCTTCACCGTGATGTCCTGCGACAACATCCAGGGCAATGGCCATGTCGCTCGCAAGATGTTCACCGCTTTCGCTCGACGCCGTGACAGCGAACTGGGAGCCTGGGTCGAGACGGAGGTGCCGTTTCCCAATTCCATGGTCGACCGGATCACTCCGATGACGACACCGGCGGATATCAAGGAAGTCGCCCAGCGTTTCGATCTCGAGGACGCCTGGCCGGTGGTCTGCGAACCCTTCACCCAGTGGGTGCTGGAAGACCGTTTCGTCGACGGTCGGCCCGCCTTCGAGGCGGTCGGCGTGCAGGTGGTCGAGGATGTCGAGCCCTACGAGCTGATGAAGCTGCGGCTGCTCAACGCCAGTCACCAGGCGCTGTGTTATTTCGGCTACCTGGCCGGCTATCGCTATGCCCATGAGGTGTGCCGGGACCCGCTGTTCGTCGACTTCCTGCTCGGCTACATGACCCATGAAGCCACCCCGACCCTGGCCCCGGTACCGGAGGTGGACCTGGACGCCTATCGTCACACCCTGATCGAGCGTTTCGCCAACTCGCAGATCAAGGACACCCTGGCCCGGCTATGCGCCGAGAGCTCGGATCGCATTCCCAAATGGCTGGTGCCGGTGATCCGCGAGCAGTTGGCCCAGGACGGCGAGATAGCCCGCTCCGCCGCGGTGGTAGCAAGCTGGGCACGCTATGCCGAAGGCGTCGACGAGCAGGGCGGGCCCATCGAGGTGGTGGATCGCCTCAAGCATCAGCTGATGGCGATCGCGGCGCAAAATCGTCGGCAGCCCACCGCCTTTATCGATAACCGCGAGCTGTTCGGTGATCTGGGTGACAATCCACGTTTTCGCGACGCCTACCTCGACGCCTTGGAGCGCCTGCATCGCGACGGCGCACGCGCTACGCTGGAGGCGCTGTTCGAACGAAGGAGCTCATGA
- the glk gene encoding glucokinase, whose amino-acid sequence MTRPALIGDIGGTNARFALTTPGAAAPYAIHNLACADYPGPVEAIRAYLTRLGLEGVDIEGDRAPKEVCLAFACPVHNERIIMTNNPWNFTRQEVLDALDLTLFKVINDFVAQALGVPHVAEHELVTLQTGKASPHTVRLVIGPGTGLGVAGIFPGRYGWIPLPTEGGHVSFAPTDETEQALLDHFRHRYGRISVERLLCGQGILNLYLAHCALSGATPNCDSPAAVTQAASSGDTLARDTVLRFLKILGDVSGDAALTLGARGGVYLCGGIVPRLLGWLPDSRFLEAFANKGRMSRYTAEIPVHVVTAPWTGLLGAAEALHNEEVK is encoded by the coding sequence ATGACACGACCCGCGCTGATCGGCGATATCGGCGGCACCAACGCGCGCTTCGCGCTGACGACTCCTGGTGCCGCTGCGCCCTATGCCATCCACAATCTGGCCTGCGCGGATTACCCCGGGCCGGTGGAGGCCATCCGGGCCTATCTGACTCGGCTAGGTCTCGAAGGCGTCGATATCGAAGGGGATAGGGCTCCCAAGGAAGTCTGTCTGGCGTTTGCCTGTCCGGTTCACAACGAACGCATCATCATGACCAACAACCCCTGGAACTTTACTCGCCAGGAGGTTCTCGACGCGCTGGATCTGACCCTGTTCAAGGTGATCAACGACTTCGTGGCCCAGGCCCTCGGCGTGCCTCACGTGGCGGAGCACGAGTTGGTCACGCTGCAGACGGGAAAGGCGTCTCCCCATACGGTTCGACTGGTGATCGGCCCAGGAACCGGGCTGGGGGTGGCCGGGATATTTCCCGGCAGGTACGGCTGGATTCCGCTGCCCACGGAAGGGGGCCATGTCAGCTTCGCCCCCACGGACGAGACGGAACAGGCGCTGCTCGATCATTTCCGCCACCGCTACGGGCGTATCTCCGTGGAGCGGCTGCTGTGCGGCCAGGGCATACTCAATCTGTATCTCGCCCACTGCGCCCTCTCCGGCGCGACCCCGAACTGCGATTCTCCCGCCGCGGTGACTCAGGCTGCCTCAAGCGGCGATACCCTGGCGCGGGATACCGTCCTGCGCTTTCTGAAGATTCTCGGCGACGTCAGCGGCGACGCCGCTCTTACTTTGGGCGCGCGGGGCGGCGTTTATCTGTGCGGCGGCATCGTGCCCAGGCTATTGGGCTGGCTGCCGGACAGCCGCTTTCTGGAAGCCTTTGCCAATAAGGGCCGCATGAGTCGCTACACCGCCGAGATCCCCGTGCACGTGGTCACCGCGCCCTGGACCGGCCTGCTGGGTGCCGCCGAGGCGCTGCACAACGAGGAAGTCAAATAA
- a CDS encoding nucleoside/nucleotide kinase family protein, translating to MTPTIHDMASRLLEAAQDLQRFIVALAGPPAAGKSFLSEWLSRELNERQAGIAAVVPMDGYHFDNAVLEPHGLVPIKGAPETFDVDGLHQDLVRIRRADKAVAVPVFDRPLDLARAGGRLITLEHRIVIVEGNYLLLNQAPWTALHGLFDMTLLLEVSDEVLEARLIQRWLGMGQDYSGAIERARHKDMLNARLVKTMSRLPDTLWH from the coding sequence ATGACGCCGACTATTCACGACATGGCGAGCCGTCTGCTCGAGGCGGCACAGGATCTCCAGCGCTTCATCGTGGCGCTGGCCGGGCCGCCTGCCGCCGGCAAGTCCTTTCTCTCGGAATGGCTGAGCCGCGAACTCAACGAGCGTCAGGCGGGCATCGCCGCGGTGGTTCCGATGGACGGCTATCATTTCGACAACGCCGTGCTCGAGCCCCATGGATTGGTGCCCATCAAGGGGGCGCCGGAGACCTTCGACGTGGATGGCTTGCATCAGGATCTGGTGCGTATCCGGCGTGCGGACAAGGCCGTCGCCGTGCCGGTATTCGACCGTCCTCTCGATCTGGCCCGGGCCGGGGGCCGATTGATCACCCTCGAGCATCGCATCGTCATCGTCGAGGGCAACTACCTGCTGCTGAATCAGGCGCCCTGGACGGCATTGCACGGACTGTTCGACATGACGCTTTTGCTCGAGGTATCCGACGAGGTGCTCGAGGCACGACTCATCCAGCGCTGGCTCGGCATGGGTCAGGATTATTCGGGCGCCATCGAACGAGCTCGTCACAAGGACATGCTCAACGCGCGCCTGGTCAAGACGATGTCCAGGCTGCCGGACACCCTCTGGCACTAA
- a CDS encoding carbohydrate kinase family protein, translating into MTPLIAFGEAIVDMLSSRLGNDDQTEPETFTPYAGGAPANVAVACARLGVPSRFLGMLGADHFGDFLARELAAHGVDTSGVARTREARTALAFVSRDVDGERTFDFYRPPAADLLYRVEHLPAGIFASPAILHLCSNSLTEVPITETTMRLAEMAGRAGCLVSVDANLRHNLWHDGHAEIARVTQLLDQAQLIKLSRDELEYLRGDHPEDDWLAERLAAGVRLIVITDGAGNVEARGVDLVLRVTPPRVKAVDTTAGGDAFIGALLAMLAEDGIEDEWYRDEPRLQRALEIACHCGAHAVTRPGAYAALPTRTDLEALKG; encoded by the coding sequence ATGACGCCGTTGATCGCCTTTGGTGAAGCCATCGTCGATATGCTCTCCAGTCGCCTGGGAAACGATGATCAAACGGAACCGGAGACGTTCACCCCTTATGCCGGCGGCGCACCGGCCAATGTCGCCGTGGCCTGCGCTCGTCTGGGTGTGCCGAGTCGTTTCCTGGGCATGCTCGGCGCGGATCATTTCGGCGACTTTCTGGCGCGAGAGCTTGCCGCTCACGGCGTCGACACCTCCGGGGTGGCGAGAACCAGAGAAGCCCGCACGGCTCTGGCCTTCGTTTCTCGAGATGTGGACGGCGAGCGCACCTTCGATTTCTACCGCCCGCCGGCGGCGGATTTGCTCTATCGGGTCGAGCACCTGCCCGCCGGGATCTTTGCCTCGCCGGCCATCCTGCACCTGTGCAGCAACAGCCTGACCGAAGTCCCGATTACCGAGACCACGATGCGTCTGGCGGAAATGGCCGGCCGCGCCGGCTGTCTGGTCAGCGTCGATGCCAACCTGCGCCATAACCTGTGGCATGACGGGCATGCCGAAATCGCCCGGGTGACGCAACTGCTGGATCAGGCGCAGTTGATCAAACTATCGAGAGACGAACTCGAGTATCTGCGCGGCGATCACCCGGAAGACGACTGGCTGGCGGAACGCCTGGCAGCGGGGGTACGCCTGATCGTGATCACCGACGGCGCGGGCAACGTGGAGGCACGCGGCGTCGATCTGGTGCTTCGCGTGACGCCACCCAGGGTGAAAGCCGTGGACACCACCGCGGGTGGTGACGCTTTCATCGGTGCTTTGCTGGCGATGCTCGCCGAGGACGGTATCGAGGATGAATGGTATCGCGATGAGCCGCGCCTGCAGCGGGCGCTGGAGATTGCCTGTCACTGCGGTGCCCACGCGGTGACCCGCCCCGGGGCTTATGCCGCCCTGCCGACAAGAACGGATCTCGAGGCGCTAAAGGGCTAG
- the pgi gene encoding glucose-6-phosphate isomerase has translation MFQLTRSVTWQALERLRDETAQDRIRDYFTRDPQRFDKMSLRVGGLFLDYSKHLISDAVLGKLLELADHSALVQRRAQMFSGDIINVTENRPVLHTALRNLGDAPLQVDGKDVMPEIHQTREQIKRFSEAVRSGEWRGHSGERIRDVVNIGIGGSDLGPNMACRALLKYRHPELHFHFVSNVDGTHIQKVLSRLDPATTLFIVSTKTFSTQETLLNAKTARRWFLDNAGEDADVGAHFIAASTNRQAAMAFGIREENVFEFWAWVGGRYSMWSSIGLPIALSVGFDGFMELLEGAYEMDRHFIEAPFKDNMPVLMALIGIWYINFQNAETQAIVPYDQALNQLPAFLQQLDMESNGKSVDIFGQPVGYKTGPIVWGETGSNGQHAFFQLLHQGTRYVPIDFIASLKPEPGFEDHHFALLTNMLAQANAFMEGSQDGTRLDPHYSCPGNRPSSTLLLDELTPRNLGALIALYEHKVFVQGVIWNINSFDQWGVQLGKRIAGEISERIDEHTQDFDASTQGLLKLVREHFDTTRAKSSEPKKKSAKEKRS, from the coding sequence ATGTTTCAACTGACTCGCAGCGTAACCTGGCAGGCGCTCGAACGGCTGCGCGATGAAACCGCCCAAGACCGTATTCGCGATTACTTCACCCGAGATCCGCAGCGTTTCGACAAGATGAGTCTGCGGGTCGGCGGGCTCTTCCTCGACTACTCCAAGCACCTGATCTCCGATGCGGTGCTGGGCAAGCTGTTGGAACTGGCCGACCATTCGGCGCTGGTACAGCGTCGCGCCCAGATGTTCTCCGGCGATATCATCAACGTCACCGAAAACCGGCCGGTGCTGCATACTGCCCTGCGCAACCTGGGAGATGCGCCGCTTCAGGTCGACGGCAAGGACGTGATGCCGGAGATTCACCAGACTCGCGAACAGATCAAGCGCTTTTCCGAAGCAGTACGCAGCGGCGAATGGCGCGGTCATAGCGGCGAACGCATCAGGGACGTGGTCAACATCGGCATCGGCGGCTCGGACCTGGGACCCAACATGGCCTGCCGTGCGCTGCTCAAGTACCGCCACCCGGAACTGCACTTTCACTTCGTCTCAAACGTCGACGGCACTCATATCCAGAAGGTGCTGTCGCGGCTCGATCCGGCCACTACCCTGTTCATCGTTTCCACCAAGACCTTTTCCACTCAGGAGACGTTGCTCAACGCCAAGACCGCGCGGCGCTGGTTTCTCGACAACGCCGGCGAGGACGCGGACGTGGGCGCCCACTTCATCGCCGCCTCGACCAATCGCCAGGCGGCCATGGCGTTCGGCATCCGCGAGGAAAACGTCTTCGAATTCTGGGCCTGGGTCGGCGGGCGCTATTCCATGTGGTCCTCCATCGGGCTGCCCATCGCCTTGTCCGTCGGCTTCGACGGCTTCATGGAACTGCTGGAAGGCGCCTACGAGATGGATCGCCACTTCATCGAGGCCCCTTTCAAGGACAACATGCCGGTGCTGATGGCGCTGATCGGTATCTGGTACATCAACTTTCAGAACGCGGAAACCCAGGCTATCGTGCCTTACGACCAGGCGCTGAATCAGCTGCCGGCTTTTCTGCAGCAGCTCGACATGGAGTCCAACGGCAAGTCCGTGGATATCTTCGGTCAGCCGGTAGGCTACAAGACCGGCCCCATCGTCTGGGGCGAGACCGGCTCCAATGGCCAGCACGCCTTTTTTCAGCTATTGCACCAGGGCACCCGCTACGTGCCCATCGATTTCATCGCTTCGCTGAAGCCGGAGCCCGGCTTCGAGGATCATCATTTCGCCCTGCTCACCAATATGCTGGCCCAAGCCAACGCCTTCATGGAAGGCAGCCAGGATGGCACGCGGCTCGATCCCCACTACAGCTGCCCGGGCAACCGCCCCTCCAGCACCCTGCTGCTCGACGAGCTGACGCCCCGCAATCTCGGCGCCCTTATCGCCCTCTACGAGCACAAGGTATTCGTGCAGGGGGTGATCTGGAACATCAACTCCTTCGATCAGTGGGGGGTGCAACTCGGTAAGCGCATCGCCGGCGAGATCAGCGAGCGTATCGACGAGCATACCCAGGATTTCGACGCTTCGACCCAGGGGTTGCTCAAGCTGGTAAGGGAGCATTTCGACACGACCCGGGCGAAGTCGTCCGAGCCGAAGAAAAAATCAGCCAAGGAGAAGCGCTCATGA